One stretch of Tenacibaculum sp. MAR_2010_89 DNA includes these proteins:
- a CDS encoding phospho-sugar mutase, translating into MEDIINKAKMWLSEIFDAETRQEIQELITTNSEDLSDRFYKNLEFGTGGMRGIVGAGTNRINKYTLGKATQGLSNYLHKTTSKKELKVAIGYDCRHDSKWLAKVVADVLSANNIQVFIFEDLRPTPELSFAVNHLGCDVGIVLTASHNPPEYNGYKVYWTDGGQIVPPQDHGIIDNVNSLNYSDINFNAKENLITTIGKEVDEAFWQASLQNGTFNVKGRKDLKIVFTSLHGTSIKLIPEVLKRAGYTQVHIVEEQAEPDGSFPTVKSPNPEEPEALQLAVNLANKIDADIVLGTDPDSDRIGIAVRYLEGNMKLLNGNQTMSVMTDFLINDWKKQGKLNGKQFVGSTIVSTNLVNEIADSYGVETKVGLTGFKWIAKMIKDHPNQEFIGGGEESFGYMVGDFVRDKDAVTSALLACEIASEAKNNGSSFYNELLQLYTKHHFYKEHLISLVKKGMDGAQQIKQMMVDLRNNPLTEIDGVQVKYLFDYHTSIQKNIITGEETKIEIPKSNVLIYETIDGSKIAARPSGTEPKIKFYISVKIGLSKIEDAKNTEATLDEKIKRIIKDLKL; encoded by the coding sequence ATGGAAGATATAATAAATAAAGCCAAAATGTGGCTTTCTGAGATTTTCGATGCAGAAACAAGACAAGAAATTCAAGAATTAATAACTACTAATTCTGAAGATTTATCTGATCGTTTTTATAAAAACTTAGAGTTTGGAACTGGAGGAATGCGAGGAATTGTTGGTGCCGGCACAAATAGAATTAATAAATATACCTTAGGTAAAGCTACCCAAGGGTTAAGTAATTATTTACATAAAACTACTTCTAAAAAAGAATTAAAGGTAGCAATTGGGTATGACTGTAGGCATGATAGTAAATGGTTAGCAAAAGTTGTTGCTGATGTATTATCTGCTAATAATATACAGGTTTTCATTTTTGAAGACTTACGCCCTACTCCAGAATTATCTTTTGCTGTAAATCATTTAGGATGTGATGTAGGAATTGTACTTACTGCTTCTCATAATCCACCTGAATACAATGGTTATAAAGTATATTGGACCGATGGTGGCCAAATAGTGCCTCCTCAAGATCACGGAATCATTGACAATGTTAATTCATTAAATTATTCTGACATTAATTTTAATGCGAAAGAAAATTTAATAACTACAATAGGAAAAGAAGTTGACGAAGCTTTTTGGCAAGCCTCATTACAAAATGGTACTTTTAATGTAAAAGGAAGAAAAGATTTAAAAATAGTTTTTACTTCTTTACATGGTACTTCTATTAAATTAATCCCTGAAGTTTTAAAAAGAGCTGGATACACGCAGGTCCATATTGTTGAAGAACAGGCTGAACCAGATGGAAGCTTTCCTACTGTTAAATCACCTAACCCAGAAGAGCCAGAAGCTTTACAGTTAGCTGTAAATTTAGCTAACAAAATAGATGCTGATATTGTTTTAGGTACCGATCCAGATTCTGATAGAATTGGTATAGCTGTTCGTTATTTAGAAGGGAACATGAAATTACTAAATGGTAATCAAACCATGAGTGTAATGACTGATTTTTTAATCAATGATTGGAAAAAACAAGGTAAATTAAATGGAAAACAATTTGTAGGTTCTACAATTGTATCAACAAATTTAGTTAATGAAATTGCTGATAGTTATGGTGTTGAAACCAAAGTTGGGTTAACTGGTTTTAAATGGATTGCAAAAATGATTAAAGATCACCCTAATCAAGAATTTATTGGTGGTGGTGAAGAAAGTTTTGGTTACATGGTAGGTGATTTTGTTAGAGATAAAGATGCAGTAACCTCCGCCCTACTTGCATGTGAAATTGCCAGTGAAGCAAAAAATAATGGTAGCTCATTTTATAATGAATTACTTCAACTTTACACTAAACATCATTTTTATAAAGAACATTTAATTTCTTTAGTTAAAAAAGGAATGGATGGTGCTCAGCAAATCAAACAAATGATGGTTGATTTACGCAACAACCCATTAACTGAAATAGATGGAGTACAAGTAAAATATTTATTTGACTATCATACTTCAATACAGAAAAACATAATTACTGGTGAAGAAACTAAAATTGAGATACCTAAGTCAAATGTTTTAATCTATGAAACCATAGATGGTTCAAAAATTGCCGCTAGACCAAGTGGAACTGAACCTAAAATTAAATTTTACATTAGTGTAAAAATAGGTTTATCTAAAATTGAAGATGCGAAAAACACAGAAGCTACTTTAGATGAAAAAATTAAACGAATTATTAAAGATTTAAAGTTATAG
- a CDS encoding glycosyltransferase: protein MNITIVHYNIIPVTHYGGTERVIWYLGKELSLLGHNVTYLVEKGSQCNFATIKNIDHSVNIWAQIPENTDVIHFQHQPGDIERAKHPYVVTMHGNANKDAFIDNNTVFVSKNHAERYSASTYVYNGLDWDDYLNPTFSKENYFHFLAKAAWRIKNVKGAINVVKKAKNEHLKVLGGDRFNFKMGMRFTLTPKASFYGMVGGKEKNQLLNKSKGLIFPVLWHEPFGLAIIESLYYGCPVFATPYGSLNELINKDVGYLSNNRKELTHAIKNIGNYSQKSCNEYAIENFNAKKMALSYIEVYHKVANGNLLHTQKPKIKNIQTKKFLDWFE from the coding sequence ATGAATATAACTATTGTACATTATAATATTATTCCTGTAACTCATTATGGAGGTACTGAAAGGGTTATCTGGTATCTAGGTAAAGAACTTAGCTTATTAGGGCATAATGTAACCTATTTAGTAGAAAAAGGTTCTCAATGTAATTTTGCTACAATAAAAAATATTGATCATAGTGTAAATATTTGGGCTCAAATTCCTGAAAACACTGATGTTATTCATTTTCAACATCAACCAGGAGATATTGAAAGGGCAAAACATCCTTATGTTGTTACTATGCATGGTAATGCAAACAAAGATGCTTTTATTGATAATAATACAGTTTTTGTTTCAAAAAACCATGCTGAAAGATATAGTGCAAGTACGTATGTTTATAATGGATTGGATTGGGACGATTATCTAAATCCTACTTTCTCTAAAGAAAATTATTTTCATTTTTTAGCTAAAGCAGCTTGGAGAATAAAAAATGTAAAAGGAGCAATAAACGTTGTAAAAAAAGCTAAGAATGAACATTTAAAAGTTTTGGGCGGTGATCGTTTCAACTTTAAAATGGGAATGCGATTTACTCTTACTCCTAAAGCTTCATTTTATGGAATGGTAGGTGGTAAAGAAAAAAATCAACTACTTAATAAATCTAAAGGATTAATATTCCCTGTTCTTTGGCATGAACCTTTTGGTTTAGCTATTATTGAAAGTTTATATTATGGTTGCCCAGTTTTTGCAACTCCTTACGGATCTTTAAATGAGTTAATAAATAAGGATGTAGGATACCTTTCTAATAATCGTAAAGAACTAACTCATGCTATTAAAAATATTGGTAATTATTCTCAAAAGAGTTGTAATGAGTATGCTATTGAGAATTTTAATGCCAAAAAAATGGCTTTATCATATATAGAAGTATATCATAAAGTAGCTAATGGTAATCTTTTACATACTCAAAAACCAAAAATAAAAAATATTCAAACCAAAAAGTTTTTAGATTGGTTTGAATAA
- a CDS encoding glycosyl transferase family 90, producing MGFLKNIKRQKFYYYITNIFRYITPNFIFRFQLNKWLKVENDELKKRLEYYISPSVTSSTNKNEWTSLKDFKLPKKGSLYFFDLVKFTKYFSVKNKIKFKFGDVTENFDQPTIVKSRPINHNGNSVLMKLDSLRHFHFITDNKQFHEKNDVVVWRGEIHKENRRLLVEKFHNHSLCNIGEVSKNEHYPLAWKKEYLSINQQLDYKFILSIEGIDVATNLKWIMSSNSLCFMPTPIFETWYMEGKLIPNHHYVHIKDDYSDLLEKRDYYLNNVNEALNIIKNANDWVKKFENPTSEKQLSLLVLNNYFKQTS from the coding sequence ATGGGATTTCTTAAAAATATTAAGCGTCAAAAATTTTATTATTATATAACAAATATTTTTAGATACATAACTCCAAATTTTATTTTTAGATTTCAATTAAATAAATGGTTGAAAGTTGAAAATGATGAACTAAAAAAGCGTTTAGAATATTACATATCTCCCTCAGTTACTTCTTCTACTAATAAAAACGAATGGACATCATTAAAAGATTTTAAACTTCCTAAAAAAGGGAGTTTATATTTTTTTGATTTGGTAAAGTTTACAAAGTATTTTTCAGTAAAAAATAAAATAAAATTTAAATTCGGAGATGTTACTGAGAATTTTGATCAACCAACAATTGTTAAAAGTCGTCCTATAAATCATAATGGTAATTCTGTTTTAATGAAATTGGATTCTTTAAGACACTTTCATTTTATTACTGATAATAAGCAGTTTCATGAAAAAAATGATGTGGTTGTTTGGAGAGGTGAAATTCATAAAGAAAACAGACGGTTATTAGTTGAGAAATTCCATAATCATTCATTATGTAACATTGGAGAAGTTAGTAAGAATGAACATTATCCTTTAGCATGGAAAAAAGAGTATTTAAGTATAAACCAGCAATTAGATTATAAATTCATTTTATCTATAGAAGGTATTGATGTTGCTACAAACTTAAAGTGGATTATGTCTTCTAATTCACTTTGCTTCATGCCTACTCCCATATTTGAAACTTGGTATATGGAAGGTAAATTAATACCTAACCATCATTATGTACATATTAAAGATGATTATTCTGATCTCTTAGAAAAAAGAGATTATTATCTAAATAATGTAAATGAAGCTTTAAATATTATAAAAAATGCAAATGATTGGGTAAAAAAATTTGAAAACCCTACTTCAGAAAAACAACTTTCTTTATTAGTTTTAAATAATTATTTTAAACAAACTAGCTAG
- a CDS encoding glycosyltransferase family 2 protein yields MNISVVIPLLNEEESLQELHDWIANTMQSNQFLYEIIFIDDGSTDTSWKVIEELSLKNKSVKGIRFQRNYGKSQALDAGFNIAQGEVVITMDADLQDSPDEIPGLYNLITNEKYDLVSGWKKKRYDNIITKNIPSKLFNWAARKTSGLKLHDFNCGLKAYKNEVVKTVKVSGEMHRYIPVLAKNEGFSNIGEKVVQHQARKYGVTKFGIDRFVNGFLDLITISFLSKFGKRPMHFFGLWGTLMFLFGFLSAFFIGAMKLYRVSAGIKTILVTSNPWFYIALTSMVLGTLLFLAGFLGELIIKSGEHQKHYTIKEQLNL; encoded by the coding sequence ATGAATATATCGGTAGTAATACCACTTCTTAACGAAGAAGAGTCTTTACAAGAATTACATGATTGGATTGCAAACACCATGCAATCCAATCAATTTTTGTATGAAATTATTTTTATTGATGATGGAAGTACTGATACATCTTGGAAAGTAATTGAAGAGTTATCATTAAAAAATAAATCTGTTAAAGGAATTCGTTTTCAACGAAACTACGGAAAATCACAAGCATTAGACGCTGGTTTTAATATAGCGCAAGGTGAAGTTGTAATTACAATGGACGCTGACTTACAAGATAGTCCTGATGAGATCCCTGGCTTATACAACTTAATTACCAATGAAAAATATGATTTAGTTTCTGGCTGGAAAAAGAAACGTTATGATAATATTATAACCAAAAACATTCCTTCAAAATTATTTAATTGGGCTGCTCGTAAAACCTCAGGCTTAAAACTTCATGATTTTAATTGTGGCCTAAAAGCTTACAAAAATGAAGTTGTAAAAACGGTTAAAGTTAGTGGTGAAATGCATCGATACATTCCTGTTTTAGCAAAAAATGAAGGTTTTTCTAATATTGGTGAAAAAGTAGTTCAACATCAGGCAAGAAAATATGGAGTTACAAAATTTGGAATAGATCGTTTTGTTAACGGTTTTTTAGATTTGATTACTATCTCTTTTCTTTCTAAATTTGGAAAAAGACCTATGCATTTCTTTGGCCTATGGGGTACATTAATGTTTTTATTTGGTTTTTTATCTGCTTTTTTCATTGGAGCTATGAAATTATATAGAGTTTCTGCTGGTATAAAAACAATTTTAGTCACAAGTAATCCTTGGTTTTATATTGCTTTAACATCTATGGTTTTAGGTACCTTATTATTTTTAGCAGGTTTCCTTGGTGAACTTATTATAAAAAGTGGTGAACATCAAAAACATTATACGATAAAAGAACAGCTAAATCTTTAA
- a CDS encoding DUF4199 domain-containing protein: protein MENQANSKSIIINNGLILGASSVLLSLTMYALGKHLNPHWSLSIVSMLITITLIVLGIKKYRAINNDLITWGQSVKIGVGITVLAALVSVIYNYIFVSFIEPDFMTQMMEVQNQKMLDGGMSEEQIEAANEMSQKLSSPLIGAAMGIIGSAVLGFIISAIAGAIMKKTEENEY, encoded by the coding sequence ATGGAAAATCAAGCAAACAGTAAAAGTATTATCATCAACAATGGTTTAATTCTAGGAGCATCTAGTGTTTTATTAAGTTTAACTATGTATGCCTTAGGAAAACATTTAAATCCACACTGGTCACTATCTATAGTTTCTATGCTTATAACCATTACATTAATTGTTTTAGGGATAAAAAAATATAGAGCTATCAACAACGACCTAATTACATGGGGACAGTCTGTAAAGATCGGTGTTGGTATAACTGTATTAGCAGCATTAGTAAGTGTTATTTATAACTATATTTTTGTTTCTTTCATTGAACCTGATTTTATGACTCAAATGATGGAAGTTCAAAATCAAAAAATGTTAGACGGAGGAATGTCTGAGGAGCAAATTGAAGCTGCGAATGAAATGAGTCAAAAACTTAGTTCTCCTTTAATTGGTGCAGCTATGGGAATCATAGGTTCAGCTGTTCTTGGATTTATAATTTCTGCAATAGCAGGAGCTATAATGAAAAAAACAGAAGAAAACGAATATTAA
- a CDS encoding ABC transporter ATP-binding protein, giving the protein MNDLKKVIRFIFPYKRLLILNIICNVFYALFSTLSFVAFIPMLDILFKSNKRVYVKPVYEGLTNNFKLYLENSLNYFVTQQIENGNNGEIVVLGYVCIIIIFLFLLKNIANYASLYFMAIIRNGVIKDMRNEVYLKVISLPISFFTEKRKGDVMSRITNDVGEVQWSFLSVLEMLVKQPLIIIFTLSMMFAISPQLTLFIFIFIPLSGLIIAFIGKKLRASSDQVQRENGQFLSHVEETLSGLKIIKGFVAESIFKNRFFKTSDKIFKHSNKLMFRQNLATPLSEVLGITVIVVVLWYGGKMVLIDKSMTGGTFIGFMALAYNILTPAKNISNAMYSIKRAGASIDRILEILNKKNPITDKKDAITKDDFNSEIKIDNISFKYKNDYVLKDFSLTIPKGKTVALVGQSGSGKSTLTNIIPRFYDIDKGSITVDGLNIKDVTKNSLRSLIGIVTQDSILFNDSVANNISLGSPDATPEEIQKASKIANAHEFIKDLPEQYNTNIGDGGGNLSGGQKQRLSIARAVLKNPPIMILDEATSALDTESEKLVQDDLDNMMKNRTSIVVAHRLSTIQNADLIVVMKKGKIMEQGNHEELLAKKGEYFKLITMQSFQ; this is encoded by the coding sequence ATGAATGATTTAAAAAAAGTCATACGATTTATTTTCCCTTATAAAAGACTTCTAATATTAAATATTATCTGCAATGTCTTTTATGCTCTTTTTAGTACATTAAGTTTTGTTGCTTTTATACCAATGTTGGATATTTTATTTAAAAGTAATAAAAGAGTCTATGTTAAACCTGTATATGAAGGATTAACAAATAATTTTAAATTATATTTAGAAAACAGTTTAAATTATTTTGTTACGCAACAAATCGAAAATGGTAATAATGGTGAAATTGTTGTTTTAGGGTACGTGTGTATAATAATAATTTTTCTTTTTCTTTTAAAAAATATTGCAAACTATGCTTCTTTATACTTCATGGCTATTATTAGAAATGGTGTAATTAAAGACATGAGAAATGAAGTTTATTTAAAAGTAATTAGCTTACCTATTTCTTTTTTTACTGAAAAAAGAAAAGGTGATGTGATGTCTAGAATAACAAATGATGTAGGAGAAGTTCAATGGTCATTTTTAAGTGTTTTAGAAATGCTTGTTAAACAACCTTTAATTATTATTTTCACTTTATCAATGATGTTTGCGATAAGTCCTCAACTAACATTATTTATTTTTATTTTCATTCCTTTATCAGGGTTAATAATTGCCTTCATTGGTAAAAAACTAAGAGCTTCTTCTGATCAAGTGCAAAGAGAAAACGGTCAGTTTTTATCACATGTTGAAGAAACATTATCTGGTTTAAAAATAATAAAAGGATTTGTTGCTGAATCTATTTTTAAAAATAGGTTTTTTAAAACTTCTGATAAAATTTTTAAACATTCAAATAAATTAATGTTTAGACAAAATTTGGCGACTCCACTTAGTGAAGTATTGGGTATTACTGTTATAGTTGTAGTTTTATGGTATGGAGGTAAAATGGTATTAATAGATAAGTCAATGACAGGTGGAACTTTTATTGGATTCATGGCTTTAGCTTATAATATTTTAACTCCTGCAAAAAACATATCAAATGCTATGTACAGCATTAAAAGAGCCGGAGCTTCAATAGATAGAATATTAGAAATATTAAATAAGAAAAATCCAATAACTGATAAAAAAGATGCAATCACTAAGGATGATTTCAATTCTGAAATTAAAATTGACAATATTTCCTTTAAATATAAAAATGATTATGTTTTAAAAGATTTTTCTTTAACTATTCCTAAAGGAAAAACTGTAGCTTTAGTTGGACAATCAGGAAGTGGAAAATCTACTTTAACAAATATTATTCCTCGTTTTTATGACATTGATAAAGGAAGTATTACTGTAGATGGCTTAAACATTAAAGATGTCACAAAAAATTCTTTACGTAGTTTAATAGGTATCGTTACTCAAGATTCAATATTATTCAATGACAGCGTTGCAAATAACATCTCTTTAGGTAGCCCAGATGCAACTCCAGAAGAAATACAAAAAGCTTCAAAAATTGCCAACGCTCACGAGTTTATAAAAGATTTACCCGAGCAATATAACACCAATATTGGTGATGGAGGTGGTAACTTATCTGGTGGTCAAAAGCAACGTTTATCAATAGCTAGGGCGGTTTTGAAAAACCCTCCAATAATGATTTTAGATGAAGCTACTTCTGCTTTAGATACAGAGTCAGAAAAGTTAGTACAAGATGATCTAGATAATATGATGAAAAACAGAACTTCTATTGTTGTTGCTCACAGATTATCTACTATTCAAAACGCTGATTTAATAGTGGTGATGAAAAAAGGTAAAATAATGGAGCAAGGAAATCATGAGGAATTGCTAGCTAAAAAAGGTGAATACTTTAAATTAATAACCATGCAATCATTTCAGTAA
- a CDS encoding CCA tRNA nucleotidyltransferase, which yields MQKQYYKEAISAEIFHYISKAAKELGLESYVIGGFVRDHILQRGTAKDIDIVAIGSGIELAEKVASLLPTKPKVQVFKTYGTAMLRFQDVEIEFVGARKESYTEESRNPTISKGTLVDDQNRRDFTINALALSLNEDSFGLLLDPFNGIDDLQNKIIKTPLSPDITYSDDPLRMMRAVRFASQLGFKIEEKSLDAITNNADRIDIITRERIIVELNKILESYKPSIGFLLLEKTKLLKRIIPELIDLKGVEEVEGQKHKDNFYHTLEVVDNISLKTNDVWLRWAALLHDIGKAPTKKYHPRIGWTFHSHEFVGSKMVYKLFKRLRMPLNNKMKFVQKMVLLSSRPIVLASEVTDSAVRRLVFDSGEDVDSLMTLCEADITTKNPKKFKRYHKNFEIVRKKIKEVEERDRVRNFQPPITGEEIMKTFNLKPCREIGQIKEAIKEAILEGEIPNEYEACYEFMIEKGKKLGLELI from the coding sequence ATGCAAAAACAATACTATAAAGAGGCAATTTCTGCCGAAATATTTCATTATATATCAAAAGCTGCTAAGGAGTTAGGATTAGAAAGTTATGTAATTGGTGGGTTTGTTCGTGACCATATTTTACAAAGAGGAACAGCTAAAGATATTGATATTGTAGCTATTGGTAGTGGTATTGAATTAGCAGAAAAAGTAGCATCTTTATTGCCTACTAAACCAAAAGTTCAGGTTTTTAAAACCTACGGAACTGCTATGTTACGATTTCAAGATGTAGAAATTGAGTTCGTTGGAGCAAGAAAAGAATCATACACTGAAGAAAGTAGGAATCCAACAATATCGAAAGGTACTTTAGTAGATGATCAAAATAGAAGAGATTTTACAATAAATGCCTTAGCATTAAGTTTAAATGAAGATAGTTTTGGATTGTTATTAGATCCTTTTAATGGAATAGATGATTTACAAAATAAAATAATTAAAACACCATTAAGTCCTGATATTACGTATTCAGATGATCCATTAAGAATGATGAGGGCGGTTAGGTTTGCAAGTCAATTAGGATTTAAAATAGAAGAAAAGTCGTTAGATGCGATTACAAATAACGCTGACAGAATAGATATTATTACTCGTGAAAGAATTATAGTGGAGTTAAATAAAATTCTAGAATCGTATAAACCATCTATTGGTTTTTTATTATTAGAAAAAACGAAATTACTTAAGCGTATTATTCCTGAATTAATTGATCTTAAAGGGGTTGAGGAAGTGGAAGGACAGAAGCATAAAGATAATTTTTATCACACATTAGAAGTGGTGGACAATATTTCATTAAAAACGAATGACGTTTGGTTGCGTTGGGCAGCTTTATTGCATGATATAGGAAAAGCTCCTACAAAAAAATATCATCCGAGAATAGGTTGGACATTTCATTCTCATGAATTTGTTGGTTCAAAGATGGTGTATAAATTATTTAAGCGCTTGAGAATGCCATTAAACAACAAAATGAAATTTGTGCAAAAAATGGTGTTATTAAGCTCAAGGCCTATAGTACTTGCCTCTGAAGTAACAGATTCAGCTGTTCGTCGTTTAGTTTTTGATTCAGGAGAAGATGTTGATAGTTTAATGACTCTTTGTGAGGCAGATATAACAACGAAAAACCCAAAAAAATTTAAACGTTATCATAAAAATTTTGAAATTGTTCGTAAAAAAATAAAAGAAGTTGAAGAACGAGATAGAGTTCGTAATTTTCAACCTCCAATAACAGGAGAAGAGATTATGAAAACCTTTAATTTAAAACCGTGTAGAGAGATTGGTCAAATAAAAGAAGCTATAAAAGAAGCTATTTTAGAAGGTGAAATACCTAATGAATATGAAGCTTGTTATGAGTTTATGATCGAAAAAGGTAAAAAACTAGGGCTAGAATTAATCTAA
- a CDS encoding tyrosine recombinase has product MNWQQALSDYVSYLKIERGLAKNSIESYQRDIKKLILFIDLLKEHYSPIYISSNIIKEFIYDVSKTINARSQARLISSLRGFFDYLVFEDYRKDNPTDLIESPNIGRKLPDTISKDEVDSIISAIDLSHPQGERNKTIIETIYSCGLRVSEVINLQLSDLFFEENYIRILGKGNKYRFVPIHNTTIKRIELYINEIRSSILPKKEDEDIIFLNRRGKRLTRQMIFIILKNLATKINLKKKIGPHTLRHSFATYLLQNGADLRVIQQLLGHESITTTEIYVHVDREYLKEVVTLHHPRSNLNTKE; this is encoded by the coding sequence ATGAATTGGCAACAAGCTTTATCAGATTATGTAAGTTACCTAAAAATTGAACGTGGTTTAGCTAAAAACTCCATTGAAAGTTATCAAAGAGATATAAAAAAACTTATTTTATTTATTGACTTATTAAAAGAACACTACTCCCCTATTTACATTTCTTCTAACATAATCAAAGAATTTATTTATGATGTTAGTAAAACTATAAATGCTAGAAGTCAGGCTAGATTAATATCAAGCCTTAGAGGTTTTTTTGATTATTTAGTTTTTGAAGATTATAGAAAAGACAATCCTACTGATTTAATTGAAAGCCCAAACATAGGGAGAAAGCTTCCCGACACTATTTCAAAAGATGAAGTAGATTCTATTATTTCTGCTATAGATTTAAGTCATCCTCAAGGAGAACGAAATAAAACTATAATTGAAACAATTTATAGTTGTGGTCTTCGTGTTAGTGAAGTTATTAATTTACAATTGTCGGATTTATTTTTTGAAGAAAATTACATTAGAATTTTAGGAAAAGGTAATAAATATCGTTTTGTACCTATACATAATACTACTATAAAAAGAATAGAACTTTACATCAATGAAATACGTTCAAGCATACTCCCTAAAAAAGAAGATGAGGACATCATTTTTTTAAACAGACGTGGAAAACGATTAACTCGTCAAATGATATTTATAATTTTAAAAAATTTAGCTACTAAAATAAACCTTAAAAAGAAAATAGGCCCACATACCTTACGCCATTCATTTGCTACTTATTTACTACAAAATGGAGCAGATTTAAGAGTTATACAACAACTATTGGGGCATGAAAGTATTACTACTACAGAAATTTATGTACATGTTGATAGAGAATATCTAAAAGAAGTGGTTACCCTACATCATCCAAGAAGTAATTTAAATACTAAAGAGTAA